Genomic segment of Candidatus Protochlamydia amoebophila UWE25:
TGAGTGTTTTTCCTGGACCAAATTCAATAAATAAATCCACATCATGACTTTCGATTGCGCGAATTCCCTGCTCCCATCGAACAGAATGTGTGATTTGTTTGCTTAAATGAGTTCGGACAAGTTCTAAATCATCGACGAAATCCCCAGACACGTTCATCACAAGTTGAGAAGACCCTTTTTGGAAAGGAGTTGACGAAATAAATGGATTCAATCGATTTTCCGCTACTTGCATTAATCCACTATGAAAAGCACCTGCCACTCGTAAGGGAAGAACTCTTTTTGCTCCATGCTCCTTGGCCGCTGCAACTCCAGCTTCAATGCCCAAAGAGGTTCCAGAAAGAACAACCTGACCGGGACAGTTAAAATTAGCAATCCATAAATCATTTGTTAAATTCAGCTTGTTCACCATCTCTTCAACAACAGAGTTTTCAAGCCCTATGACAACAATCATTGATCCTTTAGTTTCTTCACAAGCCTCATGCATATATTCACTACGGTATCGAACTAAAGGCAAAGTCTCTTGATATGGGAGCATTTCACTCGCAGTTAATGCTGTATATTCCCCTAAACTAAGACCTGAACAAACAAATGGCTTTAAATTGTATAATTCGGAAACTACTCGCAAAATGGCTATACTAGAGACATAAATTCCAAGCTGACTATTTTTTGTTAAAGTCAACTCCTCTTCAGAACCATTAAATACAATATTTGAAAGAGAACGCTTTAAAATATCATCGGCCTCTTCAAATGTAAGTTGAGCCAGAGAAAATTGATTCACAAAATCTTTAGCCATTCCTGGATATTGGGCCCCTTGACCAGGAAAAAGAAAGGAAATGCGTTTATAAATTTTTTTATCCATTTTTACCTTGTTGTTTTGGTCAAAATTGAAGCACCCCAAGTTAATCCTCCACCGAAAGCGGTTAAGAGAAAATGCTCACCATTCTCAAAGCTATGTTCTTTGATTAATTCATCCAAAGCAATTGCGATGCTTGAAGCAGAAGTATTTCCATATTTGTGAACAGTTTGATAAACTTTTTCATCGGGGAAATTAAAATTTTTAGCTATGGCATCAATAATCCTTTTATTTGCTTGATGAGGAATAAGCCAACTCACATCAGATTCTTGGAGCTCAGCTCGAACTAAACATTCGCGTGCCGCTGCACTCATGCGCCTAACAGCATGTTTAAAAACCTCATTACCTGACATTTTAAAGTAATGTAACCCTTCCGAAACCGTTTCTATTGAGGCGGGTTTTCTCGATCCACCGCCGGGAATTAAAACTAAATTAGCTAATTCTCCATCCGCACCCAAACACAAGGAATCAATCTTCAACCCTTCCCCTTCTCCTTTAACAACAGCCGCCGCTGCTCCATCACCGAACAAAACACATGTCGTCCGATCCTTATAATCAATAAAGGCAGACATTTTTTCTGTTGCAATAACAAGAACATGCCGATACATATTAGATTCAATATAAGCTTTTGCTACTGACAAACCATATAAAAATCCTGTACAAGCTGCCTGAATATCCATAGCGGCTGCTTTACTTGCTCCTAGATTTGCTTGAATTAGATTAGCTGTACTGGGTGAAATATAATCAGGACTCATTGTGGCAACTAAAATCATGTCAATTTGCTCAGCTTTCAAATTGGCAGTTTTAAGAGCTTTTTGAGCAGCGTAAGTTCCCATATCGGAAGGAAATTCTTTCGCATCTGCTAAGCGTCTTTCACGTATTCCCGTTCTAGATACGATCCAATCATCTGAAGTCTCGACCATTTTCTCTAAATCTTGATTAGAAAGCACGCGTTCAGGTAAATAAGATCCTACGCCTGTTATCCGAGCAATTATTTGATTTGCCATGAATACTATTCCTTCTCTCTTTAAATTATCTGAAATTGGAATGATCAAAGAAAAAAGTTAGCTCGCACCAATTTAAAATTTTTCAATCCAATTAACGAGGCTAAATGATTACAAAGAATCTAAAATTCAAAGAGAAAAATCCAAAGTTCAGAAAAAAAATATAGCAAAATATCAATAAATAGTCGATGTCGAATTAATCGGGGTTTGGATTCAAATTTACATATAAAACAGTTTTGAAGAGGGAAATTGCATGAAATAAGTAGCCATATATTATGTTTTTTAGACTTAAAATTTTGATTGCGTAAGTAAGTTAGGTCCTCAACAAATTGATTGATATGTGTAAGCATTGGTTCATTTTATTTTCATTTCTCAGCTAAACAGATAGGTTTATTTTTAGTAATTACATAAAAAGTTGAAAACTTAGTCATAAACAGTATGGCCAAACAATGAAAATATTAATCGCAATTATATTCATTTTATTAATTCTACTTCAGATCGGTCTATTTTTATTTGTTTTCCATTTATTTCAATCTCCTTATAAACCTTTGCAACCCATGCATGTCATTTGAAATTCATCGCTCTCAATCTGAATGGGATATGTTAACCAAGTATTTATACAAAGAAGTCGTTCCATCTCCTCAAACTTAAGTTTTTATGCAAAAACTTTTTGATTTATTTGAACATCGAAGCTTTAAAGAGCAATTAATTTTATGGCTTTTAAGCCTCGTACTGCTTCCGCTTATTTGGACAACTTTTATTTCCTATGAATTATCCAAAAAATTGATCCTAGACCAATCAACCAATCAACCAATCAACCAATCAACCAATCAACCAATCAACCAATCAACCAATCAACCAATCAACCAATCAACCAATCAACCAATCATTTGAAAGCACTAAGTTTGCGTCAAGCTCAATTAATAGAAACTTATTTTAAAGAAAAGGAAAAAATGCGGCCTATTTAGCTAAAGATCAGACCTTATCAACTCCCACTCAAGCTTTTAAAAAAGCCTTAGCGGCAGGTTTAAATTCTTCTCAATATCAATTATTGAAAATGCATTATCAATTATTACTCGCCTTTAAAACGGAACAAAGATTTTTCGACTCTTTAAAAAGATGGGAAATAGGATCACTGAATAGATTGATTGATCATATTTTAGACGACCTTTATCAATTTACTTCTGGCGCTGCTCATTCCGATGATATTACCCTTCTCTGCTTAAAACAACTTAGTTAACCGGTTTAGTTGCTTTACAACTCATCTACAATCTGTTAAACTTTTTTCAAAATTCATTGTTGAGGTTAAAATGCGTTACCCTGAGCATTTATTAAAGTTAATTCATATTTTGAAAAAATTTCCGGGTGTGGGCCATAAAAGTGCCGAGCGTTTTGCCTTCCATCTATTAAATTGGCCGATGGAGCATCTCATTGAATTAAGCGAAACTGTCAAAAATACAAAAGACAAAATAAAACAATGTTTGAACTGCGGCTGTTTAACAGATGAGGCAGCTTGTTATTTTTGTGATATTAATCAGCGAGACTCGCAAATTATTTGCGTGACAGCTTTCCCGCGTGATGTGTTTTCAATTGAAGAAACTCACGAATATCGGGGTTTATATCACGTTTTAGGAGGGGTATTATCTCCTTTAGAAAATCGTGGACCAGAACATTTATCAATTTCTCGACTAAAACATAGAATCCAAGACTTACAAATTAAAGAGGTTGTTATTGCTTTAGATTCTACGTTAGAAGGAGATGCGACTGCCCTATTCCTCAAACAAGAATTGGCTGCCGACGACATTCAGATTTCTCGTCTCGCGTTTGGCCTTCCTATGGGGAGCTCACTAGATTATGTAGATGGAGGCACTTTAGCCAGAGCATTAGCAGGGCGCAGTCGCTTCTAAAATTAATTTAAACATTTTTTTATGGAAAAGTGTGTTCCGTACTTCCCATATGCAGAGCTTCTAATTTTTCGTTAGCTTTTTCGTAAAATACATAACTTGAATTTGAAAGAAATCGGTCAAATTTTTCTGAGTGGTTAAATTAGCCGCCATTCCAAGTAAATTACGCTCAGGCAAGTTGGAACCAAGATTTGTTCGGCAGCTAGATCCGTCAATTTGCTTAGCTACTTTTTTTACATGTTCAAGCAAAGTATCGAAATTCAGCCAATTTTTCAGCAAGAAGATAGTCGGCAAAAAAGCTATAGCATACGCTTGTGGGCTTTAACGGACAATTCTTCTAGTTTGCCTTAAGCATTTAAAGCTTCTGAATTCTCTTTTAATACATCGTTAATAATCGATTGAATTCTAAAAACAACGGCTGGCTTGCTTTGATTGATTTTTATTTAAATATGCAATTTAAAAGTTTATTGATAATAAAAATTTCACCAATAACTGGCATAATTTCCCTTTTGTTAGTTAATACAATATATTAAATATTATAAAAAATAAACAAATCTAAAAAAATCAATGTTGTTATTCTCATTTTGATGGAGTTTCTCAATAAATTGAAATTGAGGCCCTAACATTCTAAAAAAAAAGCTAGCCATTCCGAAAACAAGTGAGTTCTAGTTGCAAAATAGCTCTCATTCGCCTATGATCACTTAACTTTTCTATGTGTACTCACTTGAATGAAGGGTTTTTCTCTAAAATTTGCGTTCAAGTTAATAATGATGCAAAGAGGCTTTCTTTTTTGCCAACGCTAAGGTTTGTTATGTTGAAGAAAATTTTTTTTACGTTTTATTGCTTTTCCTTCCTTTTTCTTCATGCTGTATATGGCCAAATTCTACAGTTTGAAAATCAAGCTATTAATAAAATAGAGATCCAAGTTCATAGTCGTGCGGGAATCATTACCGATAACCAAACCTTAATGAGTCGTTTACGTACACAACCTGGAGGATTTTTTTCACAGGCTGATTTTGATGAAGATTTAAAAACATTGGCTCAAGAATTCGATCGAGTCGATCCAATTGTCAATACAACAGAAGAAAAAGTATCGATCACACTTAACCTTTGGCCAAAACCAACAATTCGAAATATTCATTGGTGTGGAAACCATCGAGTGAGCACTAATCGCCTTCAAAAAGAGTTAGGGATTGGGTGTTTTGTCACTTTTGAGCGCCAAGCCTTTAATCAAGCTTTTCACAAATTGAAGGCTTACTACATTCGCAAAGGTTTTTTTGAAGCTCAATTAAATTATCATGTCGAACTTAATTCTGAAACAAATGAAGTAAACATTACCATTGAAATTCAAGAAGGACGTTCAGGAAAAATACAAGAAATCGATTTTGTAAATTTTAGTGAAAAAGAAGAGCACGAAATATTAAGTCAAATGATGACTAAAAAATATAATATTTTTCTAAGCTGGTTTAGCGAGGAAGGTACCTATAACGAAGACGCTATCCAACAAGATCGACTCATTATTACCAATTATTTGCAAAATCAAGGTTATGCAGATGCTTCTGTTGAAATCAACGTCATGGAAGCTAGTAAAACAGATCGAATCATCGTGACGATCATCGCCGATAAAGGAGAGCGGTACTATTTTGGCCGTTTATCTTTTGAAGGCAACCAAATTATTTGTGATGAAGAAATTGATCGACTTTTTGGTATTCGTCAAGGAGAATTTTTTTCAATCGAAAGTATTCGAGAGACAATAGAAACATTAACTGATGCTTATGGTCGTTTAGGATATGTTGACGCAATCATCGATTTTGAACCAGAGTTAGATGAGCGTGACTACAAATATCATGTTAACTTTAAAATTGAAGAAGGTGAACAATTTTATGTAGGATTGGTTCGCGTCTTCGGAAACCTTTCGACGAAAACATCTGTGATCCTCCATGAAACACTGATGATTCCTGGAGAAATATTTAATACGATTAAATTAAAAGCCACAGAGCAAAGGCTTATTAACATTGGTTATTTCAAACATGTTAACGTTTATATTGTTAAAGGAACAGAATCTACTTTAGGAAACAACTATAGAGATGTTTATATCGAAGTCGAGGAAACGAATACAGGACAATTTAGTGCTTTTGTTGGTTACAGTAGTGTGGAAGAGCTTTTTGGAGGAATCAACATTACTGAAAGAAACTTTAATCATGAAGGTTTCTATTATCTCTGGCGAGATGGATTAAGAGCGTTAAGAGGTGGAGGAGAATATGCACAGTTTAACATACAAATAGGACAAAAAAGCCGAAACTATACTTTTTCTTGGACAAAACCCTATTTTATGGATACAAAATGGACTATTGGTTTTGACTTATCTAAAGCAAGCACTCGCTATATTTCTAAAGACTATGATCTTGATACAGTTTCTTTAATATTAAGAGCTAATTATAATATTAACCAATTCGTTCGCTTTGGAGTTCAATACCGGCTAAAAAATGGTGTTGTTCATTTAGGTCATCGGGGAGATCACATTCCTAAATTAGAACATGATGCACATATTCATGGATTAATATCCGCTATCGGAACCTCTTTAAATTATGACTCTACAGATCATCCTATTAAACCAACAGCGGGATTTAGATCAAAACTCTTAATCGAATATGCTGGCTTAGGCGGTGATCACCAATTTTTTAGCTTGGGATATTTTAATTCTTATTATTATCCGGTTGGAAGCAGAATGGTATTAAAATATCGAGCCGACTTGCGTTTTATTCAACCTATGGGCCACACGCGCTATGATATTTTACCTTTAGATGAGCGTATTTTTTTAGGGGGAGACTACAACGTACGAGGTTTTAGACCTTATCGATTAGGTCCTCAGTATAAGAATACACATGTACCTCGCGGAGGACTTTCAATGCAGTTTTACTCAGTCGAATTATCGAGAAAAATTATGGGTGAATTTGAAATTTTTACTTTTCTAGATGCAGGTCATCTTTCTGAGGACACATGGGAATTTGGTCGAATGAGTGTATCTGTAGGATATGGAACTCGATTTAAGCTGCTAGCTAGCGTCCCTCCAATTACCCTTGGAATGGGATATCCTTTAAATGCAAAAAATCGAAGTGAAGTAAAAAAATTCTTTTTTTCTTTAGGTGGAAATTTTTAAACAACATTTTTGGAACTAAATTGTTCATTAGCTGAAAATAATGGCGGTTCTGAAGAACTATAGATGAAATGTGAGTATTTACAAGGAGAAGACTTATGAAAAATCTACGTCAATTACTATTAACTCTATTTTGTACCTTTGTCGTTTCAACGTCGGCATTTGCCCAAACAACTTCCCAACCTTTAAAGATTGGAATTGTCAATGCAAAAAAATGCTTGGATGAATCTAAATTAGGTAAGCAAGAACAAGCAAATTTTGACAAAATGAAAAAACAAATGGAGTCTATTCTTCAAGATAAAGAACGTGATTTAGAAGAACTTGAAAGCAAAATCAATGATGAAGATTACATGGATAGCATTTCGGAAGAAGCTGCTAGCGAACTAAAACGTAAAAAACGAAATCTAAAAAATGAAGGACTACAACTTCAAAATCAATATATTCAAACTTTACAGCAAGCAAATCTTAAAATCGTACAAAAATTAACAGACACAATCGCAAAAGCCTCTAGTCAAGTTGCTCAAGATACTACAATTGGCCAAGCTGTGGATGTGATTTTTAGCGATGAAGCTTGTACCTATTTTGCTCCTGGACTAGATGTTACTGATCGTGTTGTCACTAAAATGAATGCTATCTATGATAATGAACAAAAAGAAGCCTCTAAAAAATAGATATTTGTAAATAAAGTAAAAAAAGAAAAAAATTAGCTTGAAAGTACGCTTTTTCGACTAATACCAAATTGAAAAAATAAATGTTATTTTTTCGATTTGGTAAAATTGTTAATTTGAGTGAAAATTTTTATTGGTTAAAAACTAGTGGGATATGAACGAGAAAAAACATTTTACCTTACAAGAACTCGCTCTTTTAACGGACTGTAAACTTGTTGGTAACCCATCACAAATCATCAAGAGCGTAGCAGATCTAGAAAATGCCTCAGAAGAAGATGCTTCATTTTTTGCTAATAATCGTTATCTACAATCCTTAAAAGAGTCTCAGGCAGGGGTTGTTTTTGTCGACTTACAAACTCCGTTAATAGAAGGGAAAAACTATCTTTTATCTGAAAATCCTTCCCGCTCATTTCAACATTTAATTGATACATTATATCCTCAAAAAAAACACCCCTCGGGATTTACGGGTATTCACACTTCTGCTGTTATACATCCGACGGCAGAAATTGGAAATAAAGTCACGATTTGCCCGCAAGCAGTCATTGATGAAGGAGTAAAGATTGGTTCAGGCTCATTTATTGGTGCTGGAGTCTATATAGGATCATACTCTGAAATTGGAGAAGATTGTACCATTCATCCGCGTGTCGTTATTAGAGAAAAATGCTATTTAGGTAATCGAGTCATCTTACAACCAGGTGTTGTTATTGGCTCTTGCGGATTTGGCTATACAACTAACCAACAAGGACAACACATCAAACTGAATCAAGT
This window contains:
- the fabD gene encoding ACP S-malonyltransferase; the encoded protein is MDKKIYKRISFLFPGQGAQYPGMAKDFVNQFSLAQLTFEEADDILKRSLSNIVFNGSEEELTLTKNSQLGIYVSSIAILRVVSELYNLKPFVCSGLSLGEYTALTASEMLPYQETLPLVRYRSEYMHEACEETKGSMIVVIGLENSVVEEMVNKLNLTNDLWIANFNCPGQVVLSGTSLGIEAGVAAAKEHGAKRVLPLRVAGAFHSGLMQVAENRLNPFISSTPFQKGSSQLVMNVSGDFVDDLELVRTHLSKQITHSVRWEQGIRAIESHDVDLFIEFGPGKTLNGLNKRIGVKAPTLSIEKVEDLALLDHIIQ
- a CDS encoding beta-ketoacyl-ACP synthase III, giving the protein MANQIIARITGVGSYLPERVLSNQDLEKMVETSDDWIVSRTGIRERRLADAKEFPSDMGTYAAQKALKTANLKAEQIDMILVATMSPDYISPSTANLIQANLGASKAAAMDIQAACTGFLYGLSVAKAYIESNMYRHVLVIATEKMSAFIDYKDRTTCVLFGDGAAAAVVKGEGEGLKIDSLCLGADGELANLVLIPGGGSRKPASIETVSEGLHYFKMSGNEVFKHAVRRMSAAARECLVRAELQESDVSWLIPHQANKRIIDAIAKNFNFPDEKVYQTVHKYGNTSASSIAIALDELIKEHSFENGEHFLLTAFGGGLTWGASILTKTTR
- the lpxD gene encoding UDP-3-O-(3-hydroxymyristoyl)glucosamine N-acyltransferase; this encodes MNEKKHFTLQELALLTDCKLVGNPSQIIKSVADLENASEEDASFFANNRYLQSLKESQAGVVFVDLQTPLIEGKNYLLSENPSRSFQHLIDTLYPQKKHPSGFTGIHTSAVIHPTAEIGNKVTICPQAVIDEGVKIGSGSFIGAGVYIGSYSEIGEDCTIHPRVVIREKCYLGNRVILQPGVVIGSCGFGYTTNQQGQHIKLNQVGNVWVENDVEIGANTTIDRARFKSTRIGQGTKIDNLVQIAHGVTIGSYNIIVSQTGIAGSTTTGKYVVIAGQAAIAGHLHLKDHVVVAGKSGVTKSLNTGKYSGIPAMPIKDYNRNQVFLRKIEIYINQIKNLEKRVLELESQN
- the recR gene encoding recombination mediator RecR, whose translation is MRYPEHLLKLIHILKKFPGVGHKSAERFAFHLLNWPMEHLIELSETVKNTKDKIKQCLNCGCLTDEAACYFCDINQRDSQIICVTAFPRDVFSIEETHEYRGLYHVLGGVLSPLENRGPEHLSISRLKHRIQDLQIKEVVIALDSTLEGDATALFLKQELAADDIQISRLAFGLPMGSSLDYVDGGTLARALAGRSRF
- a CDS encoding OmpH family outer membrane protein, whose translation is MKNLRQLLLTLFCTFVVSTSAFAQTTSQPLKIGIVNAKKCLDESKLGKQEQANFDKMKKQMESILQDKERDLEELESKINDEDYMDSISEEAASELKRKKRNLKNEGLQLQNQYIQTLQQANLKIVQKLTDTIAKASSQVAQDTTIGQAVDVIFSDEACTYFAPGLDVTDRVVTKMNAIYDNEQKEASKK
- the bamA gene encoding outer membrane protein assembly factor BamA, which codes for MLKKIFFTFYCFSFLFLHAVYGQILQFENQAINKIEIQVHSRAGIITDNQTLMSRLRTQPGGFFSQADFDEDLKTLAQEFDRVDPIVNTTEEKVSITLNLWPKPTIRNIHWCGNHRVSTNRLQKELGIGCFVTFERQAFNQAFHKLKAYYIRKGFFEAQLNYHVELNSETNEVNITIEIQEGRSGKIQEIDFVNFSEKEEHEILSQMMTKKYNIFLSWFSEEGTYNEDAIQQDRLIITNYLQNQGYADASVEINVMEASKTDRIIVTIIADKGERYYFGRLSFEGNQIICDEEIDRLFGIRQGEFFSIESIRETIETLTDAYGRLGYVDAIIDFEPELDERDYKYHVNFKIEEGEQFYVGLVRVFGNLSTKTSVILHETLMIPGEIFNTIKLKATEQRLINIGYFKHVNVYIVKGTESTLGNNYRDVYIEVEETNTGQFSAFVGYSSVEELFGGINITERNFNHEGFYYLWRDGLRALRGGGEYAQFNIQIGQKSRNYTFSWTKPYFMDTKWTIGFDLSKASTRYISKDYDLDTVSLILRANYNINQFVRFGVQYRLKNGVVHLGHRGDHIPKLEHDAHIHGLISAIGTSLNYDSTDHPIKPTAGFRSKLLIEYAGLGGDHQFFSLGYFNSYYYPVGSRMVLKYRADLRFIQPMGHTRYDILPLDERIFLGGDYNVRGFRPYRLGPQYKNTHVPRGGLSMQFYSVELSRKIMGEFEIFTFLDAGHLSEDTWEFGRMSVSVGYGTRFKLLASVPPITLGMGYPLNAKNRSEVKKFFFSLGGNF
- a CDS encoding PT domain-containing protein, which codes for MQKLFDLFEHRSFKEQLILWLLSLVLLPLIWTTFISYELSKKLILDQSTNQPINQSTNQPINQSTNQPINQSTNQPII